The window CATTGCTTTACTCCATAGGCGGACTGTGTGCACACATGAGGCAGCATATGATCTTTTTTGCGCCACATCATCAGTCTTATTTGCGATACACCCATGCCGACAACAATACCCCGACCACGGTTAGTTGGGGCGGGAACAATAGGAGCACCGCAATCAGGCTACCTGACACATCCTTAGCCCCTGAAAACACGCGAATAGAGCATAGAGTATCAGGTGCAGATTGCGACTATGAACCGGCTATAAATGCGATACTGACAGGCTTGATATACGGCATTGAAGGCGAGATAGAGCCCCCACAGAGGATTTTCGGCATCGCATCGGACCCCCAGTACAACCTGGAAAAACTCCCGCACAGCTTGCAAGAAGCCACAAGGTTGTATCATTCCCAAACCAGCGGCCTATAGATTGAGCTCCAGGCCATCATAGGCAACAAGGACGTTCCCGCCCGGGAGCTTTTCTTTTACGTAATCCGTCAGTTGGTGATAGTCAAGATCGTGGCTCATATGGGTAAGCACGGCAGTGTCAGGTTTGAGCTCTTTTATCCACTCTATGCAAAGGTCCACATGTGCGTGGGCCGCGACCTCTTCATACCTGAGACACCCTAGAATTAGCAGTCGCCTATTGTGTAGCAGATCCCACGAATTTTGCGGAAAGGATTTTACATCGGTACAATAGGCAATATCATCGTCAAATAGGAATCCGCTGCTATTGACTTCACCATGTATTTGCTTAAACGAGACTATTTTACATCCGCCCACAAAAAACTCGGTATGATAGCGGACTGGGTGTGCAACCAAATAGTGGCACTTCTTCCAAGGGGCGCCTGGCTTACCTGGAACGAAAAAGTACGCATTGCTGGCGAGCAACATTGATAGCGTGCCATAGTCAGCATATACCGGCATGCAGTTGGCACCTCCCCCCACGTTAAAAGCCTGAAGTTCGGCAATACCTGCACAATGGTCTGCATGGCAGTGTGTAAAGAGTACAGAGTCTAAAACGTGCAATTTATGACGCAAGGCCTGAGCGCGCAAATCTGGCGAAGCATCTACAAGTATGCGTACATCGCCGTTTTCAATCAATGCGGAGGTCCTTGTCCTTTTATTGAATGCAGAATCCGAACTGCAGACACTGCAGTCACACCCCACAGTTGGCACGCCCATAGAATACCCGCACCCGAGAATAGTAACTTTCATATCTAGCAAAAACCCCTCCACATCAGCGCCTACAGCGTAGCAGGCATGGTACATCTGCGCAACGGACATAAAAGCCCACGCCTCCAGCGCTACCTCGCATATAGCTGCTTAATGCAGCAGTTCTGCACATGACGGACCGCGGCACCACAAATC of the Anaplasma centrale str. Israel genome contains:
- a CDS encoding MBL fold metallo-hydrolase — encoded protein: MSVAQMYHACYAVGADVEGFLLDMKVTILGCGYSMGVPTVGCDCSVCSSDSAFNKRTRTSALIENGDVRILVDASPDLRAQALRHKLHVLDSVLFTHCHADHCAGIAELQAFNVGGGANCMPVYADYGTLSMLLASNAYFFVPGKPGAPWKKCHYLVAHPVRYHTEFFVGGCKIVSFKQIHGEVNSSGFLFDDDIAYCTDVKSFPQNSWDLLHNRRLLILGCLRYEEVAAHAHVDLCIEWIKELKPDTAVLTHMSHDLDYHQLTDYVKEKLPGGNVLVAYDGLELNL